The following are encoded together in the Acidobacteriota bacterium genome:
- a CDS encoding M23 family metallopeptidase: MIWQQQRRHARPPIAAPPAVPSPALVPRPEVLTTATPRAATPSVSATPFPTVAAQLPPGLKLIIPVAGIRSAQLRDTFSEARSEGREHNAIDIMAPAGAPVLAAADGKLVKLFNSERGGLTLYQLSNDQRVVFYYAHLQRYAEGLTVGQALRQGDTIAYVGDTGNAGAGNYHLHFAVWLIQDARHFWDGLNLNPYSLLKEGS; the protein is encoded by the coding sequence ATGATTTGGCAGCAACAACGCCGCCATGCGCGACCGCCCATCGCCGCGCCGCCCGCTGTTCCCAGCCCCGCGCTTGTGCCGCGGCCAGAGGTCTTAACAACGGCAACGCCGCGCGCGGCGACGCCCAGCGTCTCGGCAACTCCTTTTCCCACGGTGGCGGCGCAATTGCCGCCGGGGTTAAAGCTGATCATTCCCGTCGCGGGCATCCGGTCCGCGCAATTGCGCGACACCTTTAGCGAGGCGCGTTCGGAAGGCCGTGAACACAACGCGATTGACATCATGGCTCCTGCCGGAGCGCCGGTATTGGCGGCGGCAGATGGCAAGCTCGTCAAACTGTTCAACAGCGAACGCGGCGGTCTCACTCTTTATCAACTGAGCAATGATCAGCGCGTGGTCTTTTATTACGCTCATCTGCAACGATATGCGGAGGGGCTGACCGTAGGGCAAGCGCTGCGCCAGGGCGACACCATCGCCTATGTGGGCGACACCGGCAATGCGGGCGCGGGCAATTATCATCTGCATTTTGCGGTCTGGCTGATTCAGGATGCGCGGCATTTCTGGGATGGCTTGAATCTGAATCCCTACTCGCTTTTGAAAGAGGGAAGTTAA